From Dreissena polymorpha isolate Duluth1 chromosome 15, UMN_Dpol_1.0, whole genome shotgun sequence, a single genomic window includes:
- the LOC127859689 gene encoding homeobox protein rough-like — MQSGVVHDTWSPSEAAKSSTWRELCAVYRRYGSEVDGLPEVLAEKRTTFTSDQALKLKLEYARTDYVSRHRRFKLAATLQLTESQIKFWFQKRRAKDKRIEKAQNDHTLR; from the exons ATGCAAAGCGGTGTAGTGCACGACACGTGGTCGCCGTCGGAAGCGGCAAAATCCTCCACGTGGAGAGAATTGTGTGCTGTTTATAGA agaTACGGAAGTGAAGTTGATGGCTTGCCAGAGGTCTTGGCGGAGAAG AGGACGACGTTCACATCCGACCAGGCGCTGAAGCTAAAGCTCGAGTACGCGCGCACCGACTACGTCAGCCGACACCGACGGTTCAAGTTGGCGGCAACGCTGCAGCTGACGGAGAGTCAGATAAAATTCTGGTTCCAGAAACGGCGGGCAAAAGACAAGCGGATCGAGAAGGCCCAGAACGACCACACTCTGAGGTAA